The genomic window CCGCCTCCGTCTACTCTGCGACCAAAGCGGCGGTGGACGCAATTTCCGTCGCGCTCTCGCAGGAACTCGGCCCAAAAAAAATCCGGGTCAATTCGCTCAATCCGGGGATGGTGGAAACCGATGGTCTCCATGCCGCGGGCATGGCCGAAAGCGACTTTCGCAAGATGGTCGAATCCCAAACGCCGCTGGGCCGCATCGCTCAACCGGAAGACATTGCGCGAGCCGCCGTGTTCTTCGCCTCGGACGACGCCGGTTGGGTAACCGGCCAAACGCTGATCCTCGCCGGCGGCGCGCGACAGTAACCCGAATCGTTCATTGGCAGCACGAGCCCCTGCGGCTTGTTGTGGCGCGGTCTCCCGACCCCAGCACGTTTTGTGACCGAATAAGAGCTTACCCGAGAACCGCCGGGGACTGTGCCCCTTTTGCGCAGCCCGCGGAGCGAAACGGGGACTGTCCCCTTTGCCCAGGCCCTTTGCCCAGGCGGTTCTCGGAGAGGCTCTAACCCACTGAGTGTTGCCCGACTGGCAACGAGACATTCGGTCGACCTCCGCGAGACGGTTAGGACGCCTTCTCACAACGACGATCGTGGCGCTGAAGATCCTCGCGACGATAAAGTTCCGTAACGAACCCGTCCGTGCGGCGTGAGCGGTCGCAATTCGCCTGCGAAACCCAGACGCCGCCGCCTTTGCGCAGCGACGGCCGACCCGTCCCTATTAGATTCACCAGCCATCGGTAGGGTGCGCGGTCGGGATGCCGGCATGCATTCGGCACCCGAAGGTCGGAGCGCGCCATGCTCTAAGAGGCATTCTCAATTCAATCGGAACGAGGCATGCAATCCGGATGGAACCAATCGAAGTTCTCCCGATATCCGGACGACGAATGTGCGCGAAAAAACCTACGCTTCAGTTGACTCTTGATTCAGAGGGCCGACTATGTCCCATGCTCTACCGGTTCTTCCGACGAAACCGGCCTCGGTTCTCGGATCGTCCAACTGGTTCCTGTGCGAACAGACGGACGCCGGCCCGTCCGCGCGCGCCGTGAATGTCAATGTCAGCCCATTTCGCATCGGGCGGCTGCCCGGTTTGGCTTTGTGCCTGCCAGACTCCTCAGTCTCGAAGCTTCACGCCGAGATTCTGTTTCAGGGCCGTGGCCTTTGGGTGCGCGATTTGGGAAGCACCAATGGAACCTTCGTGAACGGTCGGCGCATTAAGGAGCCGACGGCTTTGCACCATGCCAACCTCTTGCAACTGGCCAACGTGGTGTTTCGGCTCGACCGTCGCAACACCGATCCTTGCTTGCGAACGATTCAGGAAAGCGCCGCGGATTGGGCGCTGGCGCTCTGCCAGTTGGATCGCTTGATGAGCGAGAAAGCGGTCGTGCCGCATTTCCAACCCGTCATCAACTTGCGCGACTCGACCACGGTCGGCTTCGAGGCGCTGGCCCGCAGCAATGTCGAGGGCTTGGAGCAGCCGCGATCGATGTTCGCCGCGGCGGAGAAGCTGGATCAGCAGTGCGATCTGAGCCGCATGCTCCGCCGGGAAGCAGTCCGAGTCGGCAGCGGATTGCCGGCCGGGACGAATCTCTTCGTGAACACTCATCCGGCGGAGATCGTTACCGATGAACTGATCACATCGCTGCGAGATTTGCGCAACGAGTTTCCCGCGCGACGGCTCACCGTGGAAATCCATGAAGCCGCCGTGACCGACACCGGTTTATTGATCGAGTTTCGGTCCCTCTTGCGCGACTTGCAAATGGAGTTGGCGTTCGACGATTTTGGAGCAGGGCAAGCGCGGCTCATCGAGTTGACGGAAACGTTGCCCGATTACGTGAAATTCGACGTCCAATTGATTCGCGGGATTCATGCGGCGTCAGCCGGTCGCCAAAAGGCATTGGCGACGTTGGTGCGCCTCGTCCACGATCTGGGGATTGCCACCTTGGCCGAAGGAGTTGAGCTGGCCGAGGAAAGGGCCGCCTGCCACCAACTGGGGTTTGACTTGGCGCAAGGCTTCTATCTAGGCCGCCCTGAGCCACTGGTGCAACCAGTCGCATAGCGTTTCGACGGCGCGATGCGGACGCACCAATTAACGCTGGCCGATCGGCACCGCCGGATGCCGCACCTTTCGCAGCAGATTAACGACGCGGTGGCGATCTTGTGTAATCCCGGATCTGGCCGGCTGTCAGGGCTCCATTGGTCGGGCATTCACGTTTTTGTCGTCGCTTCCGCCACGGCTTTCATTTGCGCCAAGCCTTTGTCGAACTCGCCGCCGAGCATTTTGTCCATGTTCATGAGCAGATGGACCGCCTTGAACATGAAATTCTTTTGGCCGAACATGCTCCAGGTGACGACCGTTTGATTGCCCTGGGGCTTGAACGTGAACTCCGCGGTGTTGGTGGCTTTGAATGGCTTCAGGAATTCAAGTTTGATCCTGATCAGATCGCTCGGCCGGCTCTCGGTCAGCGTCATGCGTCCCTCACCTGCCTTTTTGTTGCCGGACCACATATAAATGGCGCCGGCGCCAGCCGGCGAGCCTTCATAGATCTGCTTCATAGCGGGATCGATATTCGCCCATGGAGACCAGGCCTGCCAATTGTGAAAATCGTTCACCTGCGCAAAAACCTCTGCTGCGGGAGCGGTGACCGTGGCCGACCGCGCGATGCGAAAGTCCGCGGATTGGAGTGCCACGATGATGACCAACACGACAACGATAGCTCCGACGGCGAAGAGGATCGGTGTAATCAAAGTTCTTCTCCTTTTGAAATCTTGGTCACCTCATGTGGTTTGGATCGGTCCACGCCTTGAATACCAGAGTTCGCGGCGCGTCGATGATGCGCGTGATGACGAACTCGCGTTCGTACGCCGCCGGTTGAAGCGACGCTGTCGAGGTGGACGATTGCCTCCCGGTCGATCCCGGCTTATTGCTTTCGGCAGCCATGCGTCCTCTCCCGCGATTGTGGTTACTGAAGATAGAATCCTCCAAATAGCGTCCCGGCCGGCACGAGTCAAGGATTGTCAGACGAATTGCAAAAAAGATAATGCGAGTGTCGATTTCGCTGTTTGTCGTTCGACCAGTAAGTAGAGGCTGGAATTGGCCTGTTGAGACGATCCGGGAACTCGGCTCCAAGCCCAATCACCTTGTTTTGGCACGGTCTCCCGACCGTGCCACCCCATCATAAGGAGACACGACGATGCGATTCATGATGCTGATGATCCCCAAGGGTTACGAGAAGGCGGCGCCGGGCACCATGCCGGATGCCAAGGCCGTGGCCGCGATGATGAAATACAACGAATCCCTGCAGAAAGCCGGGGTCCTGCTGGCGCTTGATGGCCTGCAACCGCCATCGATGGGTGCGCGAGTATCATTCGCCGGCGGCAAGCCCAAGGTGACCGACGGGCCCTTCATCGAGGCCAAGGAGGTGCTCGGTGGCTACTGGATGATTCAGGCGAAGTCGAAGGAAGAGGCGATCGAATGGGCTTGCCGCTGCCCCGGCTCGGAAAACGAAGTAATCGAGATTCGACGGGTGCATGAGATGGCGGATTTCCCGCCCGACGTGCAGAAGGCCGCGGCGGGGTTCCCCGAGATGCAGGCGCAGTCGGCGCAGCGCAAGGGGTCGTGACGCCGCACTGCCACGCTTGCACAATGGTCTCTCGTCCGTGTCACAACACGGAAGCAAGAAACAAGAAGGAGACATTTCGATGCGATTCATGGTGATTATCAAAGCCAACAAGGACTCGGAGGCCGGCGTTCTCCCGGACGAGAAGCTCCTTACCGAGATGGGAAAGTTCAACGAAGAGCTGGCGAAGGCCGGCGTGCTGCTCGCGGGCGAGGGGCTCCATTCGAGTTCGAAGGGCGCGCGAGTCAGATTCTCCGGCGCGAAGCGGACCGTGATCGACGGGCCCTTCGCCGAGACGAAGGAGCTGATCGCCGGCTTCTGGTTGTGGCAAGTGAAGTCGAAGGAAGAGGCGATTGAATGGGTCAAGCGATGCCCCAACCCCACGGGCGCCGAGGCCGAGGTCGAGATTCGCCAGGTGTTCGAGGCGGAGGACTTCGGCGCCGCGCTCACTCCCGAACTTAGGGAGCAGGAGGAACGCCTCCGGATGCGGCCAGCCGTGAAGAAATAGTGGCGCCGAAAACTCTACCCGTTGTCGATTTTGCCGCTCTTCATTCGACGAGTAAGTAGAACCTGAGTTCGGCCGGTCGAAACGATCCGGGAGCTGGTTCTCAATCCAAACCCACAAGGAGTTACGACAATGCGATTCATGATGCTGGTCAAGTCCACTGAGAATTCTGGTCCTCCGCCTAAGGAACTTATGGACGCCATAGGCAAGCTCGCTGAAGAGGCGATCAAAGCCGGCACAATGCTCGGAAGCGGCGGGCTCGCCCCAACCGCGATGAGCACGCGCGTGCGGCTTTCTCGTGGCCAGGTTGGCGCGATCGATGGACCTTTCACCGAGTCCAAGGAAGTCGTCGGCGGATTTGCGATGTTTGAGTTGAAGTCGAAGAAAGAGGCGATCGAATCGGCGTTGCGCTTCATGGAGCTTCACAAGCAACACTGGCCGGGCTGGGAGGGCGAGACCGAGGTTCGCCAGATCTTTGGGCCGGAAGATTTCCCGCTGGGTTGTAAAGGCGATTCCGCGTGATGATGGCCGCAACGAATTGTCAAAGTTCCGGCACGGTCTCCCGACCGTGCCGGAATCGGGCCACCGGGCCGTATTGAAGATGATCTCATTGGTCGCCCTAGTGCTTTGTCACAGCTTGATTTTAGGGTTGGGCGTTTTTCGTAGCGGCGGTTTCCAGCCGCCGTTCACGGGAGCAGGATGCTCCCGCTACGATTGGAGCCAACCCCAATTCCTTGGCGTGACAAAGCACTAGTGGCGTCCGCCCATATTTGGCGCAAGAAACCTATGGAGGAAGCACTTATGCAATCGACTGCCGAAACGGCTGCGACCTCGAACAAGATGCTCTGGATTGGGCGAATTATTAGCGCGATTTTGGCCCTGTTCTTGCTCTTCGACAGCGCCATGAAATTCGTGAAACCGGCGATCGTCGTCGAAACAACCGTCAAACTGGGATATCCCGAGAACCTAATTTCCGTCCTCGGAATCGTGCTGCTCGTCTGCACTCTTGCCTATGTGATTCCGCAAACCTCGATTCTCGGCGCGATCCTGCTGACGGGCTATCTCGGCGGCGCGGTCGCAAGCCATCTGCGCGCCGGCGACCCGCTGTTCGCAGTCTTCTTTCCGGTCGTTTTCGGCATGCTGCTGTGGGGAGGTCTCTTCCTGCGCGATGCCCGGCTGAGCGCGCTCATTCCGCTGCGAAGGTAATTAGGATCCATGTTGAGCAACGGCTTGCCCCAGCCCCGGAGGGCCGGCACCGAGACCGTGAATCAAACCCTCACGTAGCGCTCTTCGTCGGATACGCCGCGTATCTCAAGTAGCGCGATAGATTCCGATCTCTTCCGGTGGGGTGCCGGTCCTCTGGACCTTGGAAACTTGATATTGCCCTATCGAACTCCGATCTCACGATTGGAGCTATTTCCTGA from Pirellulales bacterium includes these protein-coding regions:
- a CDS encoding YciI family protein — protein: MLVKSTENSGPPPKELMDAIGKLAEEAIKAGTMLGSGGLAPTAMSTRVRLSRGQVGAIDGPFTESKEVVGGFAMFELKSKKEAIESALRFMELHKQHWPGWEGETEVRQIFGPEDFPLGCKGDSA
- a CDS encoding SRPBCC family protein, whose amino-acid sequence is MITPILFAVGAIVVVLVIIVALQSADFRIARSATVTAPAAEVFAQVNDFHNWQAWSPWANIDPAMKQIYEGSPAGAGAIYMWSGNKKAGEGRMTLTESRPSDLIRIKLEFLKPFKATNTAEFTFKPQGNQTVVTWSMFGQKNFMFKAVHLLMNMDKMLGGEFDKGLAQMKAVAEATTKT
- a CDS encoding EAL domain-containing protein, translating into MSHALPVLPTKPASVLGSSNWFLCEQTDAGPSARAVNVNVSPFRIGRLPGLALCLPDSSVSKLHAEILFQGRGLWVRDLGSTNGTFVNGRRIKEPTALHHANLLQLANVVFRLDRRNTDPCLRTIQESAADWALALCQLDRLMSEKAVVPHFQPVINLRDSTTVGFEALARSNVEGLEQPRSMFAAAEKLDQQCDLSRMLRREAVRVGSGLPAGTNLFVNTHPAEIVTDELITSLRDLRNEFPARRLTVEIHEAAVTDTGLLIEFRSLLRDLQMELAFDDFGAGQARLIELTETLPDYVKFDVQLIRGIHAASAGRQKALATLVRLVHDLGIATLAEGVELAEERAACHQLGFDLAQGFYLGRPEPLVQPVA
- a CDS encoding YciI family protein, with product MRFMVIIKANKDSEAGVLPDEKLLTEMGKFNEELAKAGVLLAGEGLHSSSKGARVRFSGAKRTVIDGPFAETKELIAGFWLWQVKSKEEAIEWVKRCPNPTGAEAEVEIRQVFEAEDFGAALTPELREQEERLRMRPAVKK
- a CDS encoding DoxX family protein, whose translation is MQSTAETAATSNKMLWIGRIISAILALFLLFDSAMKFVKPAIVVETTVKLGYPENLISVLGIVLLVCTLAYVIPQTSILGAILLTGYLGGAVASHLRAGDPLFAVFFPVVFGMLLWGGLFLRDARLSALIPLRR
- a CDS encoding YciI family protein, whose translation is MMLMIPKGYEKAAPGTMPDAKAVAAMMKYNESLQKAGVLLALDGLQPPSMGARVSFAGGKPKVTDGPFIEAKEVLGGYWMIQAKSKEEAIEWACRCPGSENEVIEIRRVHEMADFPPDVQKAAAGFPEMQAQSAQRKGS